In the genome of Burkholderia diffusa, one region contains:
- a CDS encoding aldehyde dehydrogenase (NADP(+)), with protein sequence MQLTGEMLIGADAVAGSAGTLHAFDPTKGAPIDAPAFGVATQADVERACELARDAFDAYRAQPLAARAAFLEAIADEIVALGDALIERAHAETGLPVARLQGERGRTVGQLRLFARVVRDGRFLAASIDPAQPARTPLPRSDLRLQKVGLGPVAVFGASNFPLAFSVAGGDTASALAAGCPVIVKAHEAHLGTSELVGRAIRAAVAKCGMPAGVFSLLIGPGRVIGAALVSHPAVQAVGFTGSRQGGMALVQLANARPQPIPVYAEMSSINPVVLFPAALAARGDAIATGFVDSLTLGTGQFCTNPGLVLAVDGPDLDRFESVAAQALAKKPAGVMLTRGIADAYRNGRGKLAELPGVREIGAGEAAQTECQAGGALYEVAAQAFLAEPAFSHEVFGPASLIVRCRDLDEVARVLDALEGQLTATLQIDAGDKPLARRLLPILERKAGRLLVNGYPTGVEVCDAMVHGGPFPATSNPAVTSVGATAIDRFLRPVCYQDFPDDLLPEGLQESNPLDIPRLRDGKAE encoded by the coding sequence ATGCAACTGACTGGAGAGATGCTGATCGGCGCCGACGCGGTAGCCGGCTCGGCCGGTACCTTGCACGCGTTCGACCCGACGAAGGGCGCGCCGATCGATGCGCCGGCCTTCGGCGTCGCGACGCAGGCCGACGTCGAGCGCGCGTGCGAGCTCGCGCGCGACGCCTTCGACGCGTACCGCGCGCAGCCGCTCGCGGCACGTGCGGCGTTTCTCGAAGCGATCGCCGATGAAATCGTCGCGCTCGGCGACGCGCTGATCGAGCGCGCACACGCCGAAACGGGCCTGCCCGTCGCGCGGCTGCAGGGCGAGCGCGGCCGCACCGTCGGTCAGCTCCGGCTGTTCGCGCGCGTCGTGCGCGACGGCCGCTTCCTCGCCGCGTCGATCGATCCCGCGCAGCCCGCGCGCACACCGCTGCCGCGCTCGGACCTGCGGCTGCAGAAGGTCGGGCTCGGGCCCGTCGCGGTGTTCGGCGCGAGCAACTTCCCGCTCGCGTTCTCGGTGGCCGGCGGTGACACCGCGTCGGCACTCGCGGCCGGCTGCCCGGTGATCGTGAAGGCCCATGAGGCGCACCTCGGCACGTCCGAGCTGGTCGGCCGGGCGATCCGCGCGGCGGTGGCGAAATGCGGGATGCCGGCCGGCGTGTTCTCGTTGCTGATCGGCCCCGGCCGCGTGATCGGCGCGGCGCTCGTCAGCCATCCGGCGGTGCAGGCCGTCGGCTTCACCGGGTCGCGGCAGGGCGGCATGGCGCTCGTGCAGCTTGCGAACGCGCGTCCGCAGCCGATTCCGGTCTATGCGGAAATGAGCAGCATCAACCCGGTCGTGTTGTTCCCGGCTGCGCTGGCCGCGCGCGGCGACGCGATCGCGACCGGCTTCGTCGATTCGTTGACGCTCGGCACCGGCCAGTTCTGTACGAACCCGGGCCTCGTGCTGGCGGTTGACGGCCCCGATCTCGACCGCTTCGAGTCCGTCGCGGCGCAGGCGCTCGCGAAGAAGCCGGCAGGCGTGATGCTGACGCGCGGGATCGCCGACGCGTATCGCAACGGTCGCGGCAAGCTGGCCGAACTGCCGGGCGTGCGCGAAATCGGCGCGGGCGAGGCGGCGCAGACCGAATGCCAGGCGGGCGGCGCGCTGTACGAAGTTGCCGCTCAGGCGTTCCTGGCCGAGCCGGCGTTCAGCCACGAAGTGTTCGGGCCGGCATCGCTGATCGTGCGCTGCCGTGATCTCGACGAAGTCGCACGCGTGCTCGACGCACTCGAGGGCCAACTGACGGCCACGCTGCAGATCGACGCCGGCGACAAGCCGCTCGCGCGCCGCCTGCTGCCGATCCTCGAGCGCAAGGCCGGGCGCCTGCTCGTCAACGGCTACCCGACCGGCGTCGAAGTGTGCGACGCGATGGTGCACGGCGGGCCGTTCCCGGCGACGTCGAACCCGGCCGTCACGTCGGTCGGCGCGACCGCGATCGACCGTTTCCTGCGGCCCGTGTGCTATCAGGACTTCCCGGACGACCTGCTGCCCGAAGGGCTGCAGGAAAGCAATCCGCTCGACATTCCGCGGCTGCGCGACGGGAAGGCGGAGTGA
- a CDS encoding MFS transporter, giving the protein MNVPNQTPSRDLPIDLAGSARRTAVRYWILAMLFVVTTLNYADRATLSITGTPIRKAFGIDPVTMGYIFSAFSWAYVLAQLPSGWLLDRFGARRVYATSIFLWSAFTLLQSTIGLGGSAAFAVTALFVMRFAVGIAEAPAFPANAKVVASWFPTAERGTASAIFNAAQYFAAVVFSPLMAWLTHAYGWHHVYLWLGLAGIALAFLWLRVMKDPADHPAVNRAELEHIEQGGGLVRTPGRPTPARGAGAASAVEGSRVAGWYYVRQLLSNRMLLGVYLGQYCVNVLTYFFLTWFPIYLVQARGMSLLKAGFMTSLPAICGFLGGVLGGMLSDMLIRRGVSLTLARKIPIVGGMLLSMAIIGCNYVDSEALVIVLMAVSFFGKGIGSLGWAVVADTAPKEAIGLSGSLFNMFGNTAGIVAPIAIGYLVGASGSFNGALVFVGLNALVTVLSYLVIVKDIKRVELRHRDA; this is encoded by the coding sequence ATGAACGTGCCTAATCAGACTCCCTCCCGCGATCTTCCGATCGACCTCGCCGGCAGCGCGCGCCGCACCGCCGTGCGCTACTGGATCCTGGCGATGCTGTTCGTCGTCACGACGCTCAACTATGCGGACCGCGCGACGCTGTCGATCACCGGCACGCCGATCCGCAAGGCTTTCGGCATCGATCCGGTGACGATGGGCTACATCTTCTCGGCATTCAGCTGGGCGTACGTGCTCGCGCAATTGCCGAGCGGCTGGCTGCTCGACCGCTTCGGCGCGCGCCGCGTGTATGCGACCAGCATCTTCCTGTGGTCGGCGTTCACGCTGCTGCAAAGCACGATCGGCCTCGGCGGCAGCGCCGCGTTCGCCGTGACCGCGCTGTTCGTGATGCGCTTCGCGGTCGGCATCGCCGAAGCGCCCGCGTTTCCCGCGAACGCGAAGGTCGTCGCGAGCTGGTTCCCGACCGCCGAGCGCGGCACGGCGTCGGCGATCTTCAATGCCGCGCAGTATTTCGCGGCGGTGGTGTTCTCGCCGCTGATGGCGTGGCTCACGCATGCGTATGGCTGGCATCACGTGTATCTGTGGCTCGGGCTCGCCGGCATCGCGCTCGCGTTCCTGTGGCTGCGCGTGATGAAGGATCCGGCCGACCATCCGGCGGTGAACCGCGCGGAACTCGAGCACATCGAGCAAGGCGGCGGCCTCGTGCGCACCCCTGGCCGACCGACGCCGGCGCGCGGCGCCGGCGCAGCGTCGGCGGTTGAAGGCAGCCGCGTCGCGGGCTGGTACTACGTGCGCCAGCTGCTGTCGAACCGGATGCTGCTCGGCGTCTACCTCGGCCAGTACTGCGTGAACGTGCTTACGTACTTCTTCCTCACGTGGTTCCCGATCTACCTCGTGCAGGCGCGCGGGATGTCGCTGCTGAAGGCCGGTTTCATGACGTCGCTGCCGGCGATCTGCGGGTTCCTCGGCGGCGTGCTCGGCGGGATGCTGTCGGACATGCTGATTCGCCGCGGCGTGTCGCTGACGCTCGCGCGCAAGATTCCGATCGTCGGCGGAATGCTGCTGTCGATGGCCATCATTGGGTGCAATTACGTCGACAGCGAAGCGCTCGTGATCGTGCTGATGGCCGTGTCGTTCTTCGGCAAGGGAATCGGCTCGCTCGGCTGGGCCGTCGTCGCGGACACGGCGCCGAAGGAAGCGATCGGCCTGTCGGGCAGCCTGTTCAACATGTTCGGCAACACGGCCGGCATCGTCGCGCCGATCGCGATCGGCTATCTGGTCGGCGCGAGCGGTTCGTTCAACGGCGCGCTCGTGTTCGTCGGGTTGAACGCGCTCGTCACGGTATTGAGCTATCTGGTGATCGTGAAGGACATCAAGCGCGTCGAGCTGCGTCATCGCGATGCGTGA
- the kdgD gene encoding 5-dehydro-4-deoxyglucarate dehydratase produces the protein MTSPQELKQIISHGLLSFPLTDFDADGSFRPTTYAERLEWLAPYGATALFAAGGTGEFFSLTQREYSDVIRVATETCKGKVPILAGAGGATRVAIEYAQEAERLGASGVLLMPHYLTEASQEGIAEHVEQVCRALKIGVVVYNRANSKLNADMLERLADRCPNLIGFKDGVGEIESMVTIRRRLGDRFAYLGGLPTAEVYAAAYKALGVPVYSSAVFNFIPKTAMAFYEAIAKDDHATVGRLIDEFFLPYLKIRNRRAGYAVSIVKAGAKLVGHDAGPVRAPLVDLTDDEIAELDVLIKKMGPQ, from the coding sequence ATGACTTCACCGCAAGAACTCAAACAGATCATCTCCCACGGCCTGCTGTCGTTTCCGCTGACGGACTTCGACGCGGATGGCAGCTTCCGTCCGACCACCTATGCCGAGCGTCTGGAATGGCTGGCGCCGTATGGCGCGACCGCGCTGTTCGCGGCCGGCGGCACCGGTGAATTCTTCTCGCTCACGCAGCGCGAGTATTCGGACGTGATCCGTGTCGCGACGGAAACCTGCAAGGGCAAGGTGCCGATCCTGGCCGGCGCCGGCGGCGCGACGCGCGTCGCGATCGAATATGCGCAGGAAGCCGAGCGCCTCGGCGCGAGCGGCGTGCTGCTGATGCCGCACTATCTGACCGAAGCCAGCCAGGAAGGCATCGCCGAACACGTCGAGCAGGTGTGCCGCGCGCTGAAGATCGGCGTCGTGGTGTACAACCGCGCGAATTCGAAGCTGAACGCCGACATGCTCGAGCGCCTCGCCGACCGCTGCCCGAACCTGATCGGCTTCAAGGACGGCGTCGGCGAAATCGAGAGCATGGTCACGATCCGCCGCCGCCTCGGCGACCGCTTCGCGTACCTCGGCGGCCTGCCGACGGCCGAAGTCTACGCAGCCGCGTACAAGGCGCTCGGCGTGCCGGTGTACTCGTCGGCCGTGTTCAACTTCATCCCCAAGACGGCGATGGCGTTCTACGAGGCGATCGCGAAGGACGACCACGCAACGGTCGGCCGCCTGATCGACGAATTCTTCCTGCCGTACCTGAAGATCCGCAACCGTCGCGCGGGCTACGCGGTGAGCATCGTGAAGGCGGGCGCAAAGCTCGTCGGCCACGACGCGGGCCCGGTGCGCGCGCCGCTCGTCGACCTGACCGACGACGAAATTGCCGAACTGGACGTGCTGATCAAGAAGATGGGCCCGCAGTAA
- a CDS encoding site-2 protease family protein yields MTKLLLLIFGGLKLGKVLMSAGTMLASIAVYALFYGWRFAAGFVALLLVHEAGHYVAAQRRGLDVGLPTFIPFVGAWIQLKEMPHDAETEAYVGLAGPFVGTLGALACYAAARHYDSNLLLALAYTGFFLNLFNMIPLSPFDGGRITAVLSPRIWFAGVPVLIALFAYRPSPLLIVMAILALPQLKRAWRYDPDAPENRAYYTTSVETKTTYALFYVGLLAFLALMTSGVHDMLRVAHSAA; encoded by the coding sequence ATGACGAAGCTGCTGCTGCTGATCTTCGGCGGCCTGAAGCTCGGCAAGGTGCTCATGTCGGCGGGCACCATGCTGGCGTCGATCGCGGTCTACGCGCTGTTCTACGGATGGCGCTTCGCGGCGGGCTTCGTCGCGCTGCTGCTGGTTCACGAAGCCGGCCATTACGTGGCCGCGCAGCGGCGTGGGCTCGACGTCGGGCTGCCGACGTTCATTCCGTTCGTCGGCGCGTGGATCCAGCTGAAGGAGATGCCGCACGACGCCGAAACCGAAGCGTACGTCGGGCTGGCCGGGCCGTTCGTCGGCACGCTCGGCGCGCTGGCCTGCTACGCGGCCGCGCGGCACTACGACAGCAACCTCCTGCTCGCGCTCGCCTATACGGGCTTCTTCCTGAACCTGTTCAACATGATTCCGTTGTCGCCGTTCGACGGCGGCCGCATCACGGCGGTGCTGTCGCCGCGCATCTGGTTCGCGGGCGTGCCCGTGCTGATCGCGCTGTTCGCATACCGGCCGAGCCCGCTCCTGATCGTGATGGCGATCCTCGCGCTGCCGCAGTTGAAGCGCGCCTGGCGCTACGATCCGGACGCGCCGGAGAACCGTGCGTACTACACGACATCGGTCGAGACGAAAACGACCTACGCGCTTTTCTACGTCGGCCTGCTCGCGTTTCTCGCGCTGATGACGTCCGGCGTGCACGACATGCTGCGCGTCGCGCATTCGGCGGCCTGA
- a CDS encoding DUF2167 domain-containing protein → MKKLALRVACMAMLALAAINGHAQTEAAQVEMRAAAAAANKAVVNGPADIDVKHEAVLKLKEGESFVPAAEAGRYLRSMGNSIDESKLVGLVLPEDPDADWISVVSFEPSGYIRDDDAKDWKPEELLKSLQAGTEENNPARKERGLPETEVVGWAQAPVYDAATHRLVWSAIIRDKGVAANAQSDGVNYRTLVLGRDGYLSLTMASTLADLPKYKASADDLLANIRFNDGKRYADFNKSTDHVAEYGLAALIVGVGAKKLGLLALLGAFAVKFFKIGAVALLAGGAALKRFFGRKPKPAAVPVVADATGAAAVSGTERKE, encoded by the coding sequence ATGAAAAAACTCGCCCTCCGCGTCGCCTGCATGGCGATGCTTGCGCTCGCCGCAATCAACGGCCATGCGCAGACCGAAGCCGCGCAGGTCGAAATGAGAGCCGCAGCAGCCGCCGCCAACAAGGCCGTCGTGAACGGGCCGGCCGATATCGATGTCAAGCACGAAGCCGTGCTGAAGCTGAAGGAAGGCGAATCGTTCGTGCCGGCCGCCGAAGCCGGCCGCTACCTGCGCTCGATGGGCAACTCGATCGACGAATCGAAACTGGTCGGCCTCGTGCTGCCTGAGGACCCGGATGCCGACTGGATTTCGGTCGTGTCGTTCGAGCCGAGCGGCTACATCCGCGACGACGACGCGAAGGACTGGAAACCCGAAGAATTGCTGAAGAGCCTGCAAGCCGGCACCGAGGAAAACAACCCGGCGCGCAAGGAACGCGGGCTGCCCGAGACCGAGGTGGTCGGCTGGGCGCAGGCGCCCGTGTACGACGCCGCCACGCACCGGCTCGTGTGGTCCGCGATCATCCGCGACAAGGGCGTGGCCGCGAACGCACAGAGCGACGGCGTGAACTACCGGACGCTCGTGCTTGGCCGCGACGGCTACCTGTCGCTGACGATGGCGTCGACGCTCGCCGATCTGCCGAAGTACAAGGCGTCGGCCGACGACCTGCTCGCGAACATTCGCTTCAACGACGGCAAGCGCTACGCTGATTTCAACAAGTCGACCGACCACGTCGCCGAGTACGGGCTCGCGGCGCTGATCGTCGGCGTCGGCGCGAAGAAGCTCGGGCTGCTCGCGCTGCTCGGCGCGTTCGCCGTGAAGTTCTTCAAGATCGGCGCGGTCGCGTTGCTGGCGGGCGGCGCGGCGCTGAAGCGCTTCTTCGGGCGCAAGCCGAAGCCGGCGGCCGTGCCGGTCGTCGCCGACGCGACCGGCGCAGCCGCCGTGTCCGGCACGGAGCGCAAGGAATGA
- a CDS encoding helix-turn-helix domain-containing protein, which produces MNSTAALQSLPPSAGRVSGIGSLLRTWRQRRRLSQMALALEAEVSARHLSFVESGRAQPSREMVLHLAERLDVPLRERNALLVAAGYAPLFRERPFSDPQLDAARHAVEAVLRGHEPYPALAVDRHWTLLAANRMLGALVAQAAPALLQPPVNVLRLSLHPDGLAPQIVNWHEWRAHILHRLQRQIDASGDRTLHALRDELAAYPAPAGQPDDTHARGDYADIAVPLQLRTAAGEPTFFSTTTVFGTPVDVTLSELAIEAFFPANPETVDAMRALADTLPAR; this is translated from the coding sequence ATGAACTCGACCGCCGCCCTTCAATCGCTCCCCCCGTCCGCCGGCCGTGTGTCCGGCATCGGCTCGCTGCTGCGCACCTGGCGTCAACGCCGACGCCTGAGCCAGATGGCCCTCGCCCTTGAGGCCGAGGTGTCCGCGCGACACCTGAGCTTCGTCGAATCGGGGCGCGCGCAGCCGAGCCGGGAGATGGTGCTGCATCTCGCCGAGCGCCTCGACGTGCCGCTGCGCGAGCGCAATGCGCTGCTCGTCGCGGCCGGCTACGCGCCGCTGTTTCGCGAGCGCCCCTTCTCAGATCCGCAGCTCGATGCGGCACGGCACGCGGTCGAAGCCGTGCTGCGCGGCCACGAACCGTACCCGGCACTCGCGGTGGATCGCCACTGGACGCTGCTCGCGGCGAACCGGATGCTCGGCGCGCTCGTTGCGCAGGCCGCTCCGGCGCTCTTGCAGCCACCCGTCAACGTGCTGCGCCTGAGTCTGCATCCTGACGGTCTCGCGCCGCAGATCGTCAACTGGCACGAATGGCGTGCGCATATCCTGCACCGGCTGCAACGGCAGATCGACGCGAGCGGCGACCGCACGCTGCATGCGCTGCGCGACGAACTCGCCGCCTATCCGGCACCCGCCGGCCAGCCCGACGACACGCACGCACGCGGCGACTACGCGGACATCGCGGTGCCGCTGCAGCTGCGCACGGCCGCCGGCGAACCGACGTTCTTCAGCACGACGACGGTGTTCGGCACGCCGGTCGACGTCACGCTGTCGGAACTCGCGATCGAGGCGTTTTTCCCGGCGAACCCGGAAACGGTGGACGCGATGCGCGCGCTGGCGGATACGCTGCCGGCTCGGTGA
- a CDS encoding LysE family translocator, whose product MPHVAWVPFTATSLLIILTPGQDMVLVMSRTLSGGTRAGLVTAAGVSVGLLVHTMLATLGLGALLQASEWLFTALKMIGALYLLYLGITLLRSSGELTLASGRDAPASGLRTFAQGALSNVSNPKVALFYLAFLPQFVPGGATHPMLSLFVLGTTFAGLTFLVKGPVALFAGLLSTSIRRNPRILTRMHRASGAVLLGLGVKLAFERR is encoded by the coding sequence ATGCCGCACGTAGCCTGGGTGCCGTTCACGGCCACCTCCCTTCTGATCATTCTGACGCCGGGCCAGGACATGGTGCTCGTGATGTCGCGCACGCTGTCCGGCGGCACGCGGGCGGGCCTCGTGACCGCGGCGGGTGTCAGCGTCGGGCTGCTCGTGCATACGATGCTCGCGACGCTCGGCCTTGGCGCGCTTCTTCAGGCATCCGAATGGCTGTTCACTGCATTGAAGATGATCGGCGCGCTGTACCTGCTGTACCTCGGCATCACCCTGCTGCGTTCGTCCGGCGAGCTGACGCTCGCGAGCGGCCGCGACGCGCCGGCGTCCGGGTTGCGTACGTTCGCGCAAGGCGCGCTGTCCAACGTGTCGAATCCGAAGGTCGCGCTGTTCTATCTCGCGTTTCTGCCGCAGTTCGTCCCCGGGGGCGCCACGCATCCGATGCTTTCGTTGTTCGTGCTCGGCACGACGTTTGCCGGCCTGACGTTTCTCGTCAAGGGGCCGGTCGCGCTGTTCGCCGGCCTGCTATCGACGTCGATCCGGCGCAATCCGCGCATCCTGACCCGCATGCACCGGGCGAGCGGCGCGGTGCTCCTGGGGCTGGGCGTGAAGCTGGCGTTCGAGCGTCGTTGA